One region of Populus trichocarpa isolate Nisqually-1 chromosome 4, P.trichocarpa_v4.1, whole genome shotgun sequence genomic DNA includes:
- the LOC7461190 gene encoding uncharacterized protein LOC7461190 isoform X1, with protein sequence MKCRFGSTLKQFNFMEVRVSRHKHSNSDPFQTKVVADKQEPNNIFEEFCHLKSKKMRQLEDGIEAKKRQSPNTEAQSSLKQEILDLQDRLQDQVLVRRTLEKALNCKPFSHDIMTDKSIPKPAMELIREIAVLELEVVYLERYLLSQYRKTFEQQVSSLSTKDERDHERFKMSSNTHKGMFPSVPGKENDIMSDKDHSADNASHLTSLTKERNDTRGPEKLLDSSIHRCHSSMSQRSIGTSPTTRSVARAVDSCHSLPLSMLELARNDTSNAISLADHLGTSIRYDVPDSPNWLSEEMIRRISTIFCELADPPLINPDYVSSKISISSSPNEFSSQGQGDTWSPQYGNYSSFNSSLDNPFHVGASKEFSGPYCSMVKVQRICRDTQKLRYIQHKLQDFRSLVSRLEGVNPRKMKHDEKLAFWINVHNALVMHAYLVYGIPQNNMKRMSLILKAAYNVGGHTVSVDMIQNSILGCRLLRPGPWLRQLFSTKTKFKNGDGRKAYSIHHPEPRLYFALCAGSYSDPAVRAYTPKRVYEDLEAAKEEYIQSTFIVNKEKKLLLSKIVESFAKDLELCPAGLVEMIEHLLPNYLKKRIQECQYRKFGKKIEWIPHNFSFRYLLSKELA encoded by the exons ATGAAGTGTCGGTTTGGTTCAACTTTGAAACAGTTCAATTTCATGGAAGTAAGAGTTTCAAGGCACAAGCATTCTAACAG TGATCCATTTCAAACGAAAGTTGTTGCTGATAAACAAGAACCAAACAACATCTTTGAAGAGTTTTGTCACCTTAAATCG AAGAAAATGAGACAGCTTGAGGATGGCATTGAAGCCAAGAAGAGGCAATCTCCTAACACAGAGGCTCAAAGTTCATTAAAGCAAGAG ATCCTAGATCTTCAAGACCGACTGCAGGACCAGGTTCTGGTACGCCGTACCTTGGAGAAGGCACTAAATTGTAAGCCTTTTTCCCATGATATCATGACAGATAAGTCAATCCCCAAG CCTGCTATGGAACTGATTAGGGAAATTGCAGTTTTGGAATTGGAAGTGGTGTATTTGGAACGATATCTTCTCTCCCAGTACAGAAAAACATTCGAACAACAAGTATCATCTCTGTCAACCAAAGATGAAAGGGACCATGAGAGATTCAAAATGAGTTCAAACACACATAAAGGAATGTTTCCATCAGTTCCTGGAAAGGAGAATGATATAATGTCGGATAAGGACCATTCTGCTGATAATGCAAGTCATCTTACTTCACTGACCAAGGAACGCAATGACACTCGGGGACCGGAAAAACTGCTAGATTCCAGCATTCATCGATGTCACTCCTCAATGTCTCAGCGGTCTATTGGAACTTCTCCAACAACGCGATCAGTAGCCAGAGCAGTAGACTCGTGCCATTCTCTCCCACTGTCAATGTTGGAG CTAGCTCGGAATGATACTTCAAATGCAATCAGTCTAGCAGATCATCTTGGAACCTCTATTCGCTATGACGTACCAGATTCGCCGAACTGGCTTTCCGAGGAGATGATCAGGAGAATCTCGACCATATTTTGTGAGCTTGCAGACCCGCCTTTGATCAACCCTGATTATGTTTCCTCCAAAATTTCAATCTCTTCATCACCAAATGAGTTTTCATCACAAGGCCAGGGTGATACATGGAGCCCACAGTATGGGAACTATTCATCCTTCAATTCATCACTTGACAACCCTTTCCACGTTGGAGCCTCCAAGGAATTCAGTGGACCATACTGCTCAATGGTCAAGGTCCAACGAATTTGTAGAGATACTCAAAAGCTGAGATATATTCAACATAAGCTACAAGATTTTAG GTCACTTGTCTCTCGGCTAGAAGGGGTTAATCCTAGAAAGATGAAACATGATGAGAAGCTAGCTTTTTGGATCAATGTTCACAACGCACTTGTGATGCAT GCATATTTAGTATATGGCATTCCACAGAATAATATGAAAAGGATGTCCTTAATACTCAAG GCAGCATACAACGTTGGGGGTCATACAGTTAGTGTAGACATGATACAGAATTCTATTCTGGGATGTCGGTTGCTCCGTCCAGGACCG TGGCTGCGACAGCTATTTTCTACGAAGACAAAATTCAAGAATGGAGATGGAAGGAAAGCTTATTCTATACATCATCCCGAACCTCGCTTATATTTTGCACTTTGTGCAGGAAGTTACTCTGATCCTGCA GTTAGAGCGTACACTCCTAAGAGAGTGTATGAGGATCTGGAAGCTGCGAAGGAAGAATACATCCAATCAACATTCAttgtaaataaagaaaagaaacttctTCTTTCGAAGATTGTAGAGTCTTTTGCTAAGGATTTGGAACTTTGCCCTGCTGGTCTGGTGGAAATGATAGAGCATTTACTGCCCaattatttgaagaaaagaatTCAGGAGTGTCAGTACAGAAAATTTGGCAAGAAAATTGAGTGGATTCCTCACAACTTCTCGTTTCGCTATCTCCTTTCCAAGGAATTAGCCTAG
- the LOC7461190 gene encoding uncharacterized protein LOC7461190 isoform X3, which translates to MRQLEDGIEAKKRQSPNTEAQSSLKQEILDLQDRLQDQVLVRRTLEKALNCKPFSHDIMTDKSIPKPAMELIREIAVLELEVVYLERYLLSQYRKTFEQQVSSLSTKDERDHERFKMSSNTHKGMFPSVPGKENDIMSDKDHSADNASHLTSLTKERNDTRGPEKLLDSSIHRCHSSMSQRSIGTSPTTRSVARAVDSCHSLPLSMLELARNDTSNAISLADHLGTSIRYDVPDSPNWLSEEMIRRISTIFCELADPPLINPDYVSSKISISSSPNEFSSQGQGDTWSPQYGNYSSFNSSLDNPFHVGASKEFSGPYCSMVKVQRICRDTQKLRYIQHKLQDFRSLVSRLEGVNPRKMKHDEKLAFWINVHNALVMHAYLVYGIPQNNMKRMSLILKAAYNVGGHTVSVDMIQNSILGCRLLRPGPWLRQLFSTKTKFKNGDGRKAYSIHHPEPRLYFALCAGSYSDPAVRAYTPKRVYEDLEAAKEEYIQSTFIVNKEKKLLLSKIVESFAKDLELCPAGLVEMIEHLLPNYLKKRIQECQYRKFGKKIEWIPHNFSFRYLLSKELA; encoded by the exons ATGAGACAGCTTGAGGATGGCATTGAAGCCAAGAAGAGGCAATCTCCTAACACAGAGGCTCAAAGTTCATTAAAGCAAGAG ATCCTAGATCTTCAAGACCGACTGCAGGACCAGGTTCTGGTACGCCGTACCTTGGAGAAGGCACTAAATTGTAAGCCTTTTTCCCATGATATCATGACAGATAAGTCAATCCCCAAG CCTGCTATGGAACTGATTAGGGAAATTGCAGTTTTGGAATTGGAAGTGGTGTATTTGGAACGATATCTTCTCTCCCAGTACAGAAAAACATTCGAACAACAAGTATCATCTCTGTCAACCAAAGATGAAAGGGACCATGAGAGATTCAAAATGAGTTCAAACACACATAAAGGAATGTTTCCATCAGTTCCTGGAAAGGAGAATGATATAATGTCGGATAAGGACCATTCTGCTGATAATGCAAGTCATCTTACTTCACTGACCAAGGAACGCAATGACACTCGGGGACCGGAAAAACTGCTAGATTCCAGCATTCATCGATGTCACTCCTCAATGTCTCAGCGGTCTATTGGAACTTCTCCAACAACGCGATCAGTAGCCAGAGCAGTAGACTCGTGCCATTCTCTCCCACTGTCAATGTTGGAG CTAGCTCGGAATGATACTTCAAATGCAATCAGTCTAGCAGATCATCTTGGAACCTCTATTCGCTATGACGTACCAGATTCGCCGAACTGGCTTTCCGAGGAGATGATCAGGAGAATCTCGACCATATTTTGTGAGCTTGCAGACCCGCCTTTGATCAACCCTGATTATGTTTCCTCCAAAATTTCAATCTCTTCATCACCAAATGAGTTTTCATCACAAGGCCAGGGTGATACATGGAGCCCACAGTATGGGAACTATTCATCCTTCAATTCATCACTTGACAACCCTTTCCACGTTGGAGCCTCCAAGGAATTCAGTGGACCATACTGCTCAATGGTCAAGGTCCAACGAATTTGTAGAGATACTCAAAAGCTGAGATATATTCAACATAAGCTACAAGATTTTAG GTCACTTGTCTCTCGGCTAGAAGGGGTTAATCCTAGAAAGATGAAACATGATGAGAAGCTAGCTTTTTGGATCAATGTTCACAACGCACTTGTGATGCAT GCATATTTAGTATATGGCATTCCACAGAATAATATGAAAAGGATGTCCTTAATACTCAAG GCAGCATACAACGTTGGGGGTCATACAGTTAGTGTAGACATGATACAGAATTCTATTCTGGGATGTCGGTTGCTCCGTCCAGGACCG TGGCTGCGACAGCTATTTTCTACGAAGACAAAATTCAAGAATGGAGATGGAAGGAAAGCTTATTCTATACATCATCCCGAACCTCGCTTATATTTTGCACTTTGTGCAGGAAGTTACTCTGATCCTGCA GTTAGAGCGTACACTCCTAAGAGAGTGTATGAGGATCTGGAAGCTGCGAAGGAAGAATACATCCAATCAACATTCAttgtaaataaagaaaagaaacttctTCTTTCGAAGATTGTAGAGTCTTTTGCTAAGGATTTGGAACTTTGCCCTGCTGGTCTGGTGGAAATGATAGAGCATTTACTGCCCaattatttgaagaaaagaatTCAGGAGTGTCAGTACAGAAAATTTGGCAAGAAAATTGAGTGGATTCCTCACAACTTCTCGTTTCGCTATCTCCTTTCCAAGGAATTAGCCTAG
- the LOC7461190 gene encoding uncharacterized protein LOC7461190 isoform X2 → MANSCDPFQTKVVADKQEPNNIFEEFCHLKSKKMRQLEDGIEAKKRQSPNTEAQSSLKQEILDLQDRLQDQVLVRRTLEKALNCKPFSHDIMTDKSIPKPAMELIREIAVLELEVVYLERYLLSQYRKTFEQQVSSLSTKDERDHERFKMSSNTHKGMFPSVPGKENDIMSDKDHSADNASHLTSLTKERNDTRGPEKLLDSSIHRCHSSMSQRSIGTSPTTRSVARAVDSCHSLPLSMLELARNDTSNAISLADHLGTSIRYDVPDSPNWLSEEMIRRISTIFCELADPPLINPDYVSSKISISSSPNEFSSQGQGDTWSPQYGNYSSFNSSLDNPFHVGASKEFSGPYCSMVKVQRICRDTQKLRYIQHKLQDFRSLVSRLEGVNPRKMKHDEKLAFWINVHNALVMHAYLVYGIPQNNMKRMSLILKAAYNVGGHTVSVDMIQNSILGCRLLRPGPWLRQLFSTKTKFKNGDGRKAYSIHHPEPRLYFALCAGSYSDPAVRAYTPKRVYEDLEAAKEEYIQSTFIVNKEKKLLLSKIVESFAKDLELCPAGLVEMIEHLLPNYLKKRIQECQYRKFGKKIEWIPHNFSFRYLLSKELA, encoded by the exons ATGGCTAACAGTTG TGATCCATTTCAAACGAAAGTTGTTGCTGATAAACAAGAACCAAACAACATCTTTGAAGAGTTTTGTCACCTTAAATCG AAGAAAATGAGACAGCTTGAGGATGGCATTGAAGCCAAGAAGAGGCAATCTCCTAACACAGAGGCTCAAAGTTCATTAAAGCAAGAG ATCCTAGATCTTCAAGACCGACTGCAGGACCAGGTTCTGGTACGCCGTACCTTGGAGAAGGCACTAAATTGTAAGCCTTTTTCCCATGATATCATGACAGATAAGTCAATCCCCAAG CCTGCTATGGAACTGATTAGGGAAATTGCAGTTTTGGAATTGGAAGTGGTGTATTTGGAACGATATCTTCTCTCCCAGTACAGAAAAACATTCGAACAACAAGTATCATCTCTGTCAACCAAAGATGAAAGGGACCATGAGAGATTCAAAATGAGTTCAAACACACATAAAGGAATGTTTCCATCAGTTCCTGGAAAGGAGAATGATATAATGTCGGATAAGGACCATTCTGCTGATAATGCAAGTCATCTTACTTCACTGACCAAGGAACGCAATGACACTCGGGGACCGGAAAAACTGCTAGATTCCAGCATTCATCGATGTCACTCCTCAATGTCTCAGCGGTCTATTGGAACTTCTCCAACAACGCGATCAGTAGCCAGAGCAGTAGACTCGTGCCATTCTCTCCCACTGTCAATGTTGGAG CTAGCTCGGAATGATACTTCAAATGCAATCAGTCTAGCAGATCATCTTGGAACCTCTATTCGCTATGACGTACCAGATTCGCCGAACTGGCTTTCCGAGGAGATGATCAGGAGAATCTCGACCATATTTTGTGAGCTTGCAGACCCGCCTTTGATCAACCCTGATTATGTTTCCTCCAAAATTTCAATCTCTTCATCACCAAATGAGTTTTCATCACAAGGCCAGGGTGATACATGGAGCCCACAGTATGGGAACTATTCATCCTTCAATTCATCACTTGACAACCCTTTCCACGTTGGAGCCTCCAAGGAATTCAGTGGACCATACTGCTCAATGGTCAAGGTCCAACGAATTTGTAGAGATACTCAAAAGCTGAGATATATTCAACATAAGCTACAAGATTTTAG GTCACTTGTCTCTCGGCTAGAAGGGGTTAATCCTAGAAAGATGAAACATGATGAGAAGCTAGCTTTTTGGATCAATGTTCACAACGCACTTGTGATGCAT GCATATTTAGTATATGGCATTCCACAGAATAATATGAAAAGGATGTCCTTAATACTCAAG GCAGCATACAACGTTGGGGGTCATACAGTTAGTGTAGACATGATACAGAATTCTATTCTGGGATGTCGGTTGCTCCGTCCAGGACCG TGGCTGCGACAGCTATTTTCTACGAAGACAAAATTCAAGAATGGAGATGGAAGGAAAGCTTATTCTATACATCATCCCGAACCTCGCTTATATTTTGCACTTTGTGCAGGAAGTTACTCTGATCCTGCA GTTAGAGCGTACACTCCTAAGAGAGTGTATGAGGATCTGGAAGCTGCGAAGGAAGAATACATCCAATCAACATTCAttgtaaataaagaaaagaaacttctTCTTTCGAAGATTGTAGAGTCTTTTGCTAAGGATTTGGAACTTTGCCCTGCTGGTCTGGTGGAAATGATAGAGCATTTACTGCCCaattatttgaagaaaagaatTCAGGAGTGTCAGTACAGAAAATTTGGCAAGAAAATTGAGTGGATTCCTCACAACTTCTCGTTTCGCTATCTCCTTTCCAAGGAATTAGCCTAG